A stretch of DNA from Labrus mixtus chromosome 6, fLabMix1.1, whole genome shotgun sequence:
CTCTTTCCACATCTGGAATGACACATTGCAATAACAGATAATGAAACTAAAAATATCCTAGAACGTCTTTGGACGCATTATGTATTATTGCACCCAATAATTAATAATAGTCTGTCTTATTGCATGTAATTGGCATTTAGGTAGATAAACACAAGATAGGCCCATCTCTTCCACAGTGAACACACTTTTTTTGGTCCCAAAGAACATCTGCAGTGTGTGCATCCCAAACCAATGGTTACCAGCCCCTTACTCCAAATGTCCTCAAACATGCAAATtggttgtttattttattgactgAAATTTACACTTGAAGTTATATGTGCTGTAAAGGAACTGGATCAATTTCTtcattatggaaaaaaaaaaatcctaaataaaatagatttaaataaaatgatcgCAAACTGACACTTTGAAATCATAGACCAGGTTGTAATTATTATAGTCGATTGTTTACCCTAAATAGTTTTACTTTTAACATTTACCACGTCTATAATAAATCCTGTATGAATTATTTCTACCGTCTTATTGAACGGATAGCTTAGACATTCAATAATAATATTTTGGTGTCGAACGCCTGCCTAAATACGTTCATTTTCTGGACGTATTTTATATtcaatacataaaataaataccTATAGTGTACTCGCTTTATATATAATTTactagaaaaaataaaatttctTCGCCGAGAAGAAATTCCGTTTACCTTTTTACATCAGGCAAGACAAGCGCGCGCCCCACTGAATTTTCTGCAGGCATTAATCCGGGCACCTGCGGGTCCTTCCTCCTTTTCTACGTCCCTGAGTGAGGCCGGCGTCAAGATGGTGAGTGTCGAGACAAAAATTATCAATAAAATCCGTTCATCATCGAAGCCATCCTTTCGCTTACACACATTTCACGGCCGTTAAGtgattatatgtgtgtgttttatattaaaatgataATATTGATGTACAACTTCCATCTGGGAGTGAATTAAACGACAACATCTAAATGCTAAGATTCCCTCACTGGTGTCCTATCAGGACGTTAAACACTATTTACCTCATAAACTATGTCTCGTATAAGAGCCACTGTTGGTTTAAGTGCTCTTAATAAACTTAAATGTTTATCTTGGATACTTGTTGACTCGCTAACTTCAATTCGTGTAGTTTTATACTGTACTTGGTAGCAGCTAATGCTAACAAATACGGCAGTGATAGTCACGGTGAGGCCGTCATTTACAGTCAACAAGCATGTTCAGTAACAGAAATACTGCTCAGCTTTGAAGGTCTGAAAACGAAATGTTGTGTGATCTATACAAGCATGTTCGTTTCCCGTGATTAAAAGTGGTTTTAATCAGGAAGTTGGGCAGTGAAACAGAGATAAGGTAGCTGTAGCCTACATGCTGCTGGAGCTTTTGATTCTCAGTATTGTTGTTTGTAATGGAAAGACTGAATGAGTTGTTTAAattgttaaatgtgtttgataTTATTTTTAAGTAAAGACAGAAGACTTTTAAACTTaagcctgagctgcatatatcaaactgtatatttgcacacttgactgcttttcTTATAATAATTATgtatttatctatcatactgttcactggcagagctagtattttatactgttatctatgagtaacagctattTATGTATTGTGGACTCATGATTCTTTGTATAGAtagaataactttattgatcccaaactgggaaattgtggcgttaaagcagcaggttatccaaacacacaatgagtaaaaaacacaatgttagcaaatctaaacacaatataatattaactacaaagtaaataagtactaaaaaatatcaaaactaacaTTGTGAATATATaaaaccaggatttaactaagcattactagtcttaaataggaagattgaatgtacatgtgcaaaaacagagttgtaaatggacagtattgacataagttaaagtgcatgagtgtagacatataataagcagaaactatacaatataacggtgagtagacagccaaatgaagtcaacaaatgggtgggatatgtatgtatacatgtgttgtgtgtttgtatgtatgctggctgctggaacacctaaatttccctgctgggatgaataaagtatatcttatcttatttcaCTCTTCTCCTCAGAATGACACAGTGACAGTCAGGACACGCAAGTTCATGACGAACAGGCTGCTTCAGAGGAAGCAAATGGTGAGCTCTTAAACTCCTCATGTGttcataatgttgtttattCTGTCCCGTGTTTTAATTTCAGCCaacattcatgcttttattttcctctttgtaGGTCGTCGATGTCCTGCATCCCGGCAAGGCCACAGTCCCCAAGACTGAAATCAGGGAAAAACTTGCCAAGATGTACAAGACCACCCCTGATGTAGTATTCGTCTTTGGCTTCAGGACTCAGTTTGGTGGCGGCAAGACAACAGGCTTTGCCATGGTCTACGACTCCTTAGACTACGCTAAGAAGAACGAGCCCAAGCACAGACTGGCCAGGGTGAGTTATGCACAtttgtcttgtctctgtcttaaTGCTGCCATTGGCTAGTTCACAAACAGTGAGTGTATCGATGTTTTAGCATTAGTTTCTCATCCATTGTACAAATTAAAGAGCGATAAGCTACTGAGAAGTCTTGCGTTCTACAGATTGATGGGAAACCTTTCAGCAAAGATTTCATCTGTTGTAGATGCACTTTAGTTTCTCCCTGCTGTGGGCTGCTAAATGTTCCACATGATGAATTCACGTTATTTGAAAAGTGTGTTACAATTCATTTGGAGATGGTTATCTAACACCTTTTTATAATTTTGAGTTATAAGGCTTAGCCACTAACATTTCTCAGGGCACGTAATTaggtggggttttttttacatacgaGTCAGTGTTGCATATTTTGTAAGACTAGAAATTATTCTTGCTCACAGGCCACCAATACATGTTAGTGGTGTGATTGTGAAAGTGTTAAGAACTTTAGTAGGTTATGATTGGAAATGTAACTTTGTGATTGATGTGGTGAAATGAACcgctcttttctcttcctcagcACGGTCTCTATGAGAAAAAGAAGTCCTCAAGAAAACAGCGCAAGGAACGCAAGAACAGAATGAAGAAAGTACGAGGCATCAAGAAGGCCAGTGTGGGCGCTGCTGGCAAGAAGGTATTGTGACCACTGTCTGTACTTGTTGCAAAGCCAATTTTCACCAACCATGTCTTTTTGATCGATACAGAAACTTAAAGTGAGTCATAATTATTGTGATTTAGAATTAATTTATGGTCATTCCTAATCAAAGCAATGGGAGCAGAAAAGTAAGCAAAGGCCTCGTTCAATTTTGTGTTCTTGATTTTCATTGCACAAATATTTTCCTACCCTGCTTATCTGTTTTTCACAACTCTTTTACTGTTTCAATTTCCTTTGTCATCTTCCGTATCGTATCAAATGTTCTTCGGGAACTGTAGAAGGTAAATGTTGCTCATAAGTAGACTAACTGCAGTGTGCAGATAATCTGGGAGTGATAGATACTATCTAACTCCTCCCTTTACACCCCCACCTGACCCATATGagagtaaaaaatatatatgtatttccCTCTGGATGTACATGATGCATCCGTGATGCATCGGATGTGAGACTGTTTGACCCACTGGTTTACACCCACACTAGAGATCCCTTCTTTAATACTACTCACTGCTACTTTGCTTTACTTGCTTGAACTGAATAATGATGGTGTTTCAGAGTcagtttgaaaatattcattgaaCAGTTCAGAGCTAATCAGGGAACTGTGTTGGTGTAGATTTTGCTTAACTAAAACCCTGATTACTCCTTTACCCTCAGAGACATTAGCCTAAGGTCACCCAGAATAGATCTCTGAATTTTAAACCCCTGCTGGAATGACTGATGCCATACATGTAAGAACTAACTAGTGCCTATAACACTTTCAGTTAAAATAAAGACACTATCCAGCAGTCTAGAGGTTTCATTGACCTGGTTCTTAGTTCACTCACTTAAAATCCATTCAGAGATCTTTTCTATTCGACTCTTGACTTTtcaaaatattaattatttttgtttcatccTTTGTTCCTGATTTTGCTTCCCATGGATTTCTTTTGCAGAAATGAGGTGTCAGTGTGCAGGTATAGCAGCAGAAAAAGCATGGTGTGCCATTCATGTTGCACATCGATATCTGATAGACCTTAGCTGTGTTATGCATGTCACACCTTACTGTTCCCCTGAGCTTTTCCTACAGTGACCCCCTTCCCTTTCTTTCCCACGTCTTGTTAAACTACATGCTTACGAGTTTTCCCTCTTCCTCAGTCCTGAACAACTGTTCCTGCTAAAATAGACGTCCTTTAGTCTCTACCCGCTCTGGCTtatatttaaacagaaatgaGTGCTTTGAAATACCTCAGATCTGTAGTTTATAGAAGCAGAGTTTGGATAAGGCATGTGGATCTTATTTAAGTGTGTTGTGTGGGCAGCTGAACTAAAAGCCTGCCAATGTGTGAATTTCATGTTGAAATGTGTTCTTAAAGTAATTTAACCTGTCATAAATGTTTTTGGAGTTTTTGTTAACAAAGCTTCAAACTTATCATGTTGGGGTTAACATTGTCCACCCCAATATATTGTCTCTAATCTTTGTCTCAATTTGAAGTCTTGAAATGAGTAATATTTTCTCTGCTGTCATTTCTGTTTAAATTTGAACTTGCACTAAATCTGCTGTTTTCTCCGTACAGTGAGCCCGGAACGCCTGGGAGGGTCTTCGTGCTCAAGATGTTCTTGTATATTGTCATCAAATAAAGTTTGGAAAAAAGTGGAAACAAATCTTTTTAACttggattcatttatttaaccaaacattctctgatattttttttattaagtttaGTTTGATTGGGGAACACTGATAATTTAGATAACAAAAGTGACAGGGTGGCGTGATGTCTATGGACTCTTTTTAAACAGCTGGTTTGAGACACAAGACTGTTACACTTGTGGGACATTATGTTGCTGTAGAGTCATTAACAGAGGCTTATATTGACATCTGtcagtacgtttacatgcagttagtcgactggactttaaaaatgaatgtaaactTGTTGGTCTGACCACCACTCATTGATAACACTCTTGCATGCATACATGTCAATTGGACCTAAACTGACCTAAGTGTTGTGCTCATGCTCCATAGTTCATAGTTCCGTAATGATTTGACCCTGAAGTCAATCAGCATAAAGATATGATGATCCTTTGATTCCCGGAGGAGAAAATCAGGTGTTGCAGCAACTTAAAGACAAAGTAGCAAAAAGTAAGCTGTTTGGATATCGCCAGAAGGAAAGCGTGCATTGCATTTGTAGCAAAAGTAAAGCatgtacagagctgtaaagttCACCATAAGACAACCAGTTTGCATCTTGTTAACATGTTGGCAAGGACTGTCTAATAGTGACTTGCTGAAAGGGGGCATGTCGCCACTTACTGTAGAGGAGTCAGACATCTGTCAGTACTGTATATAAATTTTCCTTCAGTGCTTTTATACTTAAATTAAAGTCGTCCAATGAAATGGCCTTAATGAGCTAAAACATTAGCTTGACTTTAATGTGCATGTACACGACCTGAGTGGAAATGGGGATGCCAGCAAGAAAGGATACGTATCACACTTTTAACGTATCTGTAGTTGCCATGTGAAGCGTCTTTTGCTAACATAAGCCTGGTTTAATATGAAAAGTTTGACATCAGAGCAGCAATATGACATCATTGAAACATTGAGCGCTAAAGTAACTGGTGCTTTATTTATAATGCTGAAGTCTTTTGTCTGTGTACCAGACTGTTGGCTGCCTGGAGTTGCTGCTTGTTGATTTAAACAATGTGCATGTATTTGACATTGGCCAATTGTATTTCTTAAGGGTCCTGTGTGGTTTCCAGCACTGCAATAATCTGCTCACTAATTATTTTGGCCTGATtgattcaaacatttcagaaaccTGATGTTGTAAGTgactttcagagtttttttcaaCGACAGTACTCCAAAGAAGCAAAGAAGCTGTTCTTGTttctagccgttcacatattaACTTTTCTTACTGACGTAAAGTATAGAGTAACACATGACAAAGATATTTTGAACTGTGGCAGTATAGTAAAGGTTTAAAATTAAAGATCTAGCTGTAATAACCAAAGTGGCCACACGAGGGCTCCCTTCAACAGAGTGACAAAACTGATACCACAGAACTGAAGCCATAGTGTTTacctgttggggggggggggaagtttTCACCTGTAATTCATCCCTGTTGCAAAGCCCCTGATAGCTTAACTCCACACCACAGATACACAATCATTGTCCACTTGTGCCATTTGGAACCGAATAGATGCTCTCTTTGCAGTGTgaccttttaaaataatttgcatAGAAATACCCTGAGAGTGTGTAAATGAAGTGATTAAAATGCCGGGGAATGGCCTGTCCTCGGcgcagcacccccccccccataccccATGAATTCCTCCTAATGTTTCCTATTCTTTAATGGATATTAACATTTCCTCATGACATGGTTTCAGGAGCTAGAGTCAGGGTTTTCCTTTATTCAGTTCTTTTGGAGTCAGAGTCATAAAAATGTTGATTCAGAAACGCAAAATGGCAATGGGAAAACAGTAtatgaaaacagcaaaaaaagggAGCACACTCGACAGTAAACACGATTCCAGGTCCACGACTGCAATAAGacttaaaaagagacagaagtcAGCACGCAAATGTCCTTTTTAGTTTCCTTCCACAcaacaacggacgcgtttcagcactaGGCCTTCATCAGCGTCTAAAAAAACAGTATATGGCAAcactgttttaattaaaaaaaagcatccgAAATGAAGACTAACTTATCTTTAATGCACAGAATAAAACTTTCAACCTCCATTGACCGCCCCGTTTCTCACAGGTAACACCCTCCCAAGAGCATTAACTAAATCACAGGCTCTAGTTTTTGTCTTCACGCAACTCCAGCATGTTAATGTACCACACACAAGTTCTCCattatacacatatatataactTAACCCTACAGATTCATGTATTGTCGTGCCCCCTAGAAAGTTTAGTATGTAGGCCAGACATTTCTCCTCAGTGCCCACACCACCgggaaaaagggaaaaacagtAGTAGCTTGGAGGCACTTTCATTGACACATTTTGAGATGTGGGCTCTTCTTACCCAGTAGAAAAGCCTATATTTATACCCAGCATCCCTTGTGGGCTTTTCTTCAATCGATGCCAAGATTAAACACTTGACAGTTTATCAAGATAATGTGGACtcccacaaacacaacagagaatGGGAGTTACTGTATCAAAACCCAATTGATTCAGTGGACAGTGAACTGTTGCGAAGGTGAatatattaaaagaaaatccatTTTTATGCTGAGTACAGGAACATCTGACATGTCGGCGCCCAAttaatttgactttattttccCCCTCAACAGAACCAGAAACCCACTATGACCCAGAAAAGAGCTGGCAGATTCATTTATCTCAGCaaaaagagtgtgtttgtgtgttagtgctACGGCGGAGCGTGAGAGTGGGTGGGTGACTGTTGCTTAGGtgtggagggggaaaaaaaaaaaaaaagtgacagaaaaagaaaaggcagtgGGGTCTCTCACGGCTCGGCGGTGCTCTACTGGTGTGTGGTTGTGGGAGGTTTGACATAAGTGGAGCTTTCAACCCAGGGACTGGTAACAGATGGTGTTGGGAAATtaagctcctctctctgcagccctgTCGGTCCGTCCCAGGAGTCTCTGCCTCTCggtctttgtctctcttcctctctctctctccctgcaagcgtctctttttctgtgtccCTCACTCATTCCTCTTGCTCCGCTTTCTTATCATCTGGCCCCCtcttttgtttcaaatgaaatcagtgtcctcctcgctcctcctgtgtttttgtgaaaacaGGAAAGGAGGATGACATCAGCGGGGATAGTTAGCAAGCTGATGCAAGAAGCAGGATAATATCTAGAGTTTCAAAGGAAGAGATCAtcaccaaagaaaacaaaaaaaagacggGTTGGCACCGGAATGGTCATACATTAGGGGTTAGTATAGCCGTCATTTTGACCAGTAATATTCCCATTTAAATCCAAAAACCTCTTCTACAAGGGGATGTTACCTGGCAGAGACAGAAGCATAATGAgatttatattaaagaacaaacACGCAGAAATGATGAACAATGTGCATTAGCTGGTCACACAGTccttaattctgttttttaatcatcCATGCTAATGAAATAATCTAGTTTAACATGACTCTGTTGCTCTAACCATAATGAGGAAGCAAATAGTTCAAGCACTTTGTACATAATTGGTCACACAGTGAAGTGCTGCAGAGCATGTGATGCACCTTTATATCTTAGGCTGCACACTACACAGTAGCTACAGTGTCCACATGAGGATATAATACTGAGGCCCTCTATAGACCCCCATACGACCAAATAACACTGTTTAAAGTGCGATACCCGCCTCTACTTTCCCTTAGGGCAGGAAGGACTTCTGTAATCAGAATATTCCTCCGCCAGCTTGCACAAGAAAGGTGTTTTTGCAGTGATAGATGGTCAAGAGGAACACATGTTTACACCCTCACAACAGGTGCAGTTTTAATGGCTTTGCCGCTCTCCATGCAGAGAtctgcagagactgaaacggacaggatttctgatgactcactgtgtgtgtttatgccaGGAGATATGAAAAGCTGCAATAGATGTCAAAGACGATGTCCTGGCTGTTCTCCAGTCTTAATAGTGTGTATACCAGTGCATTTATGTGTAATAATGTGGTTCCAAACTGGATATTATTTAGcaatgtgtatttttgtctttgctgtAGGTGCCTAATAAAGCTCgctcatgtttgttttggagcCATCCGCTTCAAACTGTATGTTCACAATGACGCTGTGATCATTTCTGCAAGGGGCAACTTAGTGCTGTAAAGTGTGGCCGAGCGTTTGAGGATGCTATGCATCTTAATGAGGTATGTGTCTCTTGTTGGCCTCAGCAGGGGAATCATCACAGCTCATTTTGCAGTCCTGCAGTGTCCTATCAGCTTTGGCAGCCTGCACTAAGTTCACTCCATCTGCCAGTTGCTAGGTACTGATATATAAAATGATCTGTGCCTCAGTAGCCCCTGAGCACCAGGGAAGTGATTTGCTTTTGAGGACAAACTGTGTTTCCTGAATCCTAATTATCCTTTTTGCATCACGAGCCTGACGTGGTTTTGTCATTCATCCCTCTCtggaagcagcagaggagggggggggggaagaaacaaaaaagcgGCAGGGACTGCAGCAAACCACATCTGCCAAAACAGACAGAGCTCCCATGGACATACTGTAAAGTCTCTGAAATTCAACAATTGTATTTTCCATCAGTCCATTTTCACAGGTTCAGGGAGAGGTGGAATAAAATGATACCCGCTGTCTAATTCTGGCACTCAAACTGGTGCGCACACACATGTGGAAAATCA
This window harbors:
- the rps24 gene encoding 40S ribosomal protein S24 isoform X1; the encoded protein is MNDTVTVRTRKFMTNRLLQRKQMVVDVLHPGKATVPKTEIREKLAKMYKTTPDVVFVFGFRTQFGGGKTTGFAMVYDSLDYAKKNEPKHRLARHGLYEKKKSSRKQRKERKNRMKKVRGIKKASVGAAGKKK
- the rps24 gene encoding 40S ribosomal protein S24 isoform X2, which codes for MNDTVTVRTRKFMTNRLLQRKQMVVDVLHPGKATVPKTEIREKLAKMYKTTPDVVFVFGFRTQFGGGKTTGFAMVYDSLDYAKKNEPKHRLARHGLYEKKKSSRKQRKERKNRMKKVRGIKKASVGAAGKK